The sequence TTCCGATTCGCGGTTGTAAAGGGTATGTTCTAGGCTTTTTAGGGCTTCCACTTCTAGGTCAAGGGCTGCACAGAAAGAATTCAATAAGTCTGCTTCTGGGCGAGAGTAAACCCCGTCAGCGACCGCAACCATGACTGCTGTGCGGAGGAAGTTTTCGGCAACTGCCTTATCTTTCCCAAGGGTTGCTGCTAGTTCTTCAGGGCTGATTAAATCAATTTTATTCAGTTCGAGATCAGGGGTTAACTCTTCCTTGGTGATTTTGGTAATGAGATGTTTTTCTTCGATGTCAAAGTCTCCGTCTGCCCAAGCCACGGTTAGTAAACCACGAATCCAGACAGAGGCTTCTTGATCGGATTTAGGGTGGGAAATTTGAGTAAAGCTAGTCATAACAAGTTTGTTCAAACGAATTTGATACTGCTATTGTTGGGATGAGGCGAGTAAGTAATTATTACACCCTGTCGTCCTAATAGAGAGTTTAGTTCCTATATCTTTGGGATCAGAGCATAGCGTTACAAAAAACTGACTTCTTTATTTTTCTTATCTTAACTTCAGAATTCTTAATATTTCATGATCC comes from Halothece sp. PCC 7418 and encodes:
- a CDS encoding Mo-dependent nitrogenase C-terminal domain-containing protein — encoded protein: MTSFTQISHPKSDQEASVWIRGLLTVAWADGDFDIEEKHLITKITKEELTPDLELNKIDLISPEELAATLGKDKAVAENFLRTAVMVAVADGVYSRPEADLLNSFCAALDLEVEALKSLEHTLYNRESEESGASVSITQDPQQDHPDHPHSDILKPVRDWLDGMEVDDPRVARFICKLVPSQCPFERDIRLFGHKLVHIPPLCKLNPLYEQLVGLRFRALSFLADECNEDVSKYT